The Flavobacterium marginilacus genome window below encodes:
- the era gene encoding GTPase Era produces MSHKAGFVNIIGNPNVGKSTLMNAFVGERLSIITSKAQTTRHRILGIVNGEDFQLILSDTPGIIKPAYEMQESMMNFVKSAFEDADILIYMVEIGEQDLKDEAFFNKIIHSKIPVLLLLNKIDNSNQEQLEAQVAFWTEKVPNAEIYPISALQNFNVPEVFQRIISLLPESPAYYPKDQLTDKPERFFVNETIREKILLNYSKEIPYAVEIVTEEFFEDDNIIRIRSLIMVERETQKGIVIGHKGAALKKVGMDARVDLEKFFGKQIHIELYVKVNKNWRSNANMLKRFGYNS; encoded by the coding sequence ATGTCACATAAAGCAGGTTTTGTAAACATCATAGGGAATCCAAACGTTGGAAAATCAACGCTAATGAATGCCTTTGTTGGTGAAAGATTGTCAATTATTACTTCGAAAGCGCAAACAACTCGCCACAGGATTCTTGGAATCGTAAATGGTGAAGATTTTCAGTTGATTTTGTCCGACACACCTGGTATCATCAAACCAGCCTACGAAATGCAGGAATCAATGATGAACTTTGTGAAATCTGCTTTTGAAGATGCTGATATATTGATTTATATGGTCGAAATAGGAGAACAGGATTTGAAAGATGAAGCTTTTTTTAATAAAATTATCCATTCGAAAATTCCGGTGTTGCTGTTGCTGAATAAAATTGATAATTCTAATCAAGAGCAGTTGGAAGCGCAAGTGGCTTTTTGGACAGAGAAAGTACCAAATGCAGAGATTTATCCAATATCGGCATTGCAGAATTTTAACGTGCCAGAAGTGTTTCAAAGAATCATTTCGTTATTGCCGGAATCACCTGCCTATTACCCAAAAGATCAATTAACGGACAAACCGGAACGTTTCTTCGTAAACGAAACCATCCGTGAAAAAATATTATTGAACTACAGTAAAGAGATTCCTTACGCAGTAGAAATCGTAACGGAGGAATTCTTCGAAGATGATAACATCATTCGTATTCGTTCTTTGATTATGGTAGAACGTGAGACTCAAAAAGGAATTGTAATCGGTCACAAAGGTGCTGCTTTGAAAAAAGTGGGAATGGATGCCCGTGTGGATCTGGAGAAATTCTTTGGCAAACAAATCCATATTGAATTGTATGTGAAAGTGAATAAAAACTGGAGAAGCAATGCGAATATGCTGAAGCGTTTTGGGTATAATTCGTAG
- a CDS encoding ISAon1 family transposase N-terminal region protein, with product MTFIDLLKFMLSDFLVDHFEVFSANETQEILHLYFEEKAKAPKEFDTLELASKGFVDEITIQDFPLRGKFVYLHIKRRRWTNKTNGEILKRDWTLVAKGTRMTQEFAAFLKEINR from the coding sequence ATGACTTTTATAGATCTTTTGAAATTTATGCTGTCTGATTTTTTAGTTGACCACTTTGAGGTGTTTTCTGCTAATGAAACTCAGGAGATATTGCACCTATACTTTGAAGAAAAAGCTAAAGCTCCTAAAGAGTTTGATACACTTGAATTAGCATCAAAGGGATTTGTGGATGAAATTACCATTCAGGATTTCCCTCTACGAGGTAAGTTTGTGTATTTACATATCAAAAGACGTCGTTGGACTAATAAAACTAATGGAGAAATCCTTAAAAGAGATTGGACTTTAGTTGCTAAAGGAACCCGCATGACTCAAGAGTTTGCGGCTTTTTTAAAAGAAATCAATAGATAA
- a CDS encoding SDR family oxidoreductase, which translates to MDIQGKTVLITGGASGIGFEATKQFLKNGAKVIITGRNQDKLNAAKQQFPELIALKSDVSKAEDANALFEKVSGLGGIDILFNNAGVGVPPINLGVANDKHLAGAVYEMEVNYFGVIRLNNLFMDMLQSRREAAIINTTSILSIVPSVLEATYSATKAALAFYTKSLRSHLQAIQSSVKVFELLPPLVDTDMVADRPDKKMSPEKLVDELIKGLRNDTYTIRVGDTKALYFLNRLMPETAYKMVNKKEHYKQLK; encoded by the coding sequence ATGGATATTCAAGGCAAAACAGTACTAATCACCGGTGGTGCATCAGGAATAGGATTCGAGGCCACCAAACAGTTCTTGAAAAATGGTGCGAAGGTCATTATTACCGGCAGAAATCAGGATAAATTGAATGCTGCCAAACAGCAGTTTCCGGAACTTATCGCCCTTAAAAGCGATGTCTCCAAAGCAGAAGATGCCAATGCACTTTTTGAGAAGGTTTCTGGACTTGGAGGAATCGATATTCTTTTTAATAATGCCGGTGTAGGGGTTCCTCCGATAAATCTTGGTGTTGCGAATGACAAGCATTTAGCCGGTGCAGTATATGAAATGGAGGTGAATTATTTTGGCGTCATCCGCCTGAATAATCTTTTTATGGATATGCTTCAATCACGCAGGGAAGCAGCTATCATAAACACCACTTCTATATTGAGTATTGTCCCTTCCGTATTAGAAGCAACCTATTCGGCTACAAAAGCGGCTTTGGCATTTTACACCAAATCATTGCGATCCCATTTGCAGGCTATCCAAAGTTCGGTAAAAGTTTTTGAATTATTACCGCCCTTGGTAGATACAGATATGGTGGCAGACCGCCCGGATAAGAAAATGAGTCCTGAAAAATTAGTCGACGAGTTGATTAAAGGTCTGCGGAACGATACTTATACCATTCGTGTGGGAGATACAAAAGCACTTTACTTCCTGAATCGTTTGATGCCTGAGACTGCGTATAAAATGGTCAACAAAAAAGAACATTACAAACAGCTGAAATAG
- a CDS encoding RNA polymerase sigma factor, with protein MAKKEQFNEIYYKNYNKVFRLCKGYFCGDTALASDAAQEIFIKVWEKLDTFRNDSSISTWIYRIAVNTCLLYLRKSSSRKEIRTDIMPQTVSETYSSEKDEQLQQMYQCIQKLEETNKMIILMTLDGLEYQEISEVIGITEETLRVRIHRIKKSLTQCVQNENI; from the coding sequence GTGGCTAAAAAAGAACAATTCAACGAGATCTATTACAAGAATTACAATAAGGTGTTTCGTTTGTGCAAAGGTTATTTTTGTGGAGATACTGCATTGGCCTCTGATGCAGCTCAGGAAATCTTCATCAAAGTCTGGGAGAAACTAGACACCTTCCGAAATGACTCGAGTATCAGCACCTGGATTTACAGGATTGCAGTAAACACATGCCTTCTTTATTTAAGAAAATCATCTTCAAGAAAAGAAATTAGGACCGATATTATGCCTCAGACAGTTTCAGAAACCTATTCGAGCGAAAAAGATGAACAGCTGCAGCAAATGTATCAATGCATACAAAAACTTGAAGAAACAAACAAAATGATAATCCTAATGACTTTAGACGGTTTAGAATACCAGGAAATATCAGAAGTAATCGGGATAACAGAAGAAACACTTCGCGTTAGAATTCATAGAATCAAAAAAAGTTTAACTCAATGTGTACAAAATGAAAACATTTGA
- a CDS encoding TetR/AcrR family transcriptional regulator has translation MTTKAERTKQFILETAAPLYNEKGISGVSIDDVLEATKLTKGCIYGHFQSKDDLSEQVIEYSLNNLAEKITTAVLKETTAKAKINAFMDFYKNPINTYINGGCPMFNTAVEADDNFPAIKQMVAARFLAGQEALCEVMQQGIDSGEFSSQLNPAKFAFKMVAAIEGGIVICRTIDSAQPMYELVNDLKKELEQYSL, from the coding sequence ATGACAACCAAAGCAGAAAGAACAAAACAATTTATTCTCGAAACAGCAGCACCACTCTACAACGAGAAGGGTATTTCCGGTGTGAGTATTGATGATGTACTGGAAGCTACCAAATTAACAAAGGGCTGCATTTATGGTCATTTTCAGAGTAAAGACGATCTTTCCGAACAGGTAATTGAGTATTCTTTGAATAATCTGGCGGAAAAAATTACGACTGCTGTCTTAAAGGAAACCACTGCTAAGGCAAAAATCAATGCGTTCATGGATTTTTATAAAAATCCAATCAATACCTATATAAACGGTGGCTGCCCAATGTTTAACACGGCAGTTGAGGCAGATGACAACTTTCCAGCAATCAAACAAATGGTTGCAGCAAGATTTTTAGCAGGACAGGAAGCTCTTTGTGAAGTGATGCAGCAAGGCATTGACAGCGGTGAGTTTTCATCCCAGCTTAATCCTGCAAAATTTGCATTTAAGATGGTTGCCGCAATTGAAGGCGGTATCGTAATTTGTCGTACTATAGATTCAGCTCAGCCAATGTATGAATTGGTAAACGACCTGAAAAAAGAACTTGAACAATACAGTTTGTAA
- a CDS encoding alpha/beta fold hydrolase, producing the protein MKTKSILIITFILLISKSVFSQTAFKVEVKGKGAPVLLFPGFGCTGEVWNETVAELSKNYECHVFTFAGFGNVPPIEEPWFSTIKDQVISYVKTKKIKNATLIGHSLGGTLSLWLASQETNLFKKLIIVDALPASAALMIPNYKGEIIPYDNPQSKMMLAMDQKAFNGMNSQSTAYMCMNKEKQKTINEWMNIADRKTYVYGYIDMLNLDLRKEISKIKIPAVILAATNPDLNTVQNTYKAQYENLPSVKIYYAANSAHFVMYDQPEWFMDKVKLELK; encoded by the coding sequence ATGAAAACGAAATCTATTTTAATTATTACATTTATTCTTCTTATCTCAAAATCTGTTTTTTCACAAACTGCCTTCAAAGTAGAGGTAAAAGGAAAAGGAGCTCCTGTCTTGTTATTCCCTGGTTTTGGCTGTACAGGAGAAGTATGGAATGAAACAGTTGCAGAGCTTTCTAAAAATTACGAATGTCATGTTTTTACTTTTGCAGGATTCGGAAATGTTCCTCCAATTGAAGAACCTTGGTTTTCTACCATAAAAGATCAGGTCATTTCTTATGTAAAAACAAAGAAAATAAAGAATGCTACATTAATTGGCCATAGTTTAGGAGGTACTTTAAGCTTGTGGTTAGCCTCTCAAGAAACCAATTTGTTTAAAAAGTTAATTATCGTTGATGCTTTACCTGCAAGTGCAGCTTTGATGATTCCTAACTACAAAGGGGAAATTATTCCGTACGACAATCCACAAAGTAAAATGATGCTGGCAATGGATCAAAAAGCGTTCAACGGAATGAATTCGCAGTCGACTGCTTATATGTGCATGAACAAAGAAAAACAGAAAACAATCAATGAATGGATGAATATTGCCGATAGAAAAACTTATGTTTATGGTTATATTGACATGCTTAATTTAGACCTGCGAAAAGAAATTTCTAAGATTAAAATTCCGGCAGTCATTTTAGCTGCCACAAATCCAGATCTTAATACAGTACAAAACACTTATAAAGCCCAGTATGAAAACCTTCCTTCAGTTAAAATTTATTACGCAGCAAACTCTGCTCATTTTGTAATGTATGATCAACCTGAATGGTTTATGGATAAAGTAAAACTTGAATTAAAATAA
- a CDS encoding SDR family oxidoreductase, with translation MKTTGNTIFISGGSAGIGLAIAKKLHAEGNKIIINGRNEERLQKALSELDGAAAIVGDLANESDRIKIADELKNKYSDVNIIINNAGAAFGYLLSEQTNALEKAQIEMNVNYFAIIHFNELMIPHLLQKQEAAVVNISSLAVYGSHKFLPTYGATKAALHSYTVALRYTYEEQKNLQIYEVYPPLTNTEFSSYIGGENGIPPSEVADELLIGLKDNLFDIPVGETKIYAAAVGEAMAKIASQANH, from the coding sequence ATGAAAACAACAGGAAATACAATATTTATTAGTGGCGGAAGTGCCGGAATAGGTTTAGCAATCGCTAAAAAATTACATGCCGAAGGCAATAAAATAATTATCAACGGAAGAAATGAAGAGCGTCTGCAAAAAGCACTTTCCGAATTAGACGGTGCGGCAGCTATTGTAGGGGATTTGGCAAATGAATCTGACAGAATCAAGATTGCTGATGAACTGAAAAATAAATATTCAGATGTAAATATCATTATAAACAATGCAGGTGCTGCTTTTGGGTACCTTTTAAGTGAACAGACCAATGCACTTGAGAAAGCACAGATTGAGATGAATGTGAATTATTTTGCCATCATCCATTTTAACGAACTGATGATTCCTCATTTATTGCAAAAACAAGAAGCGGCAGTAGTAAATATTTCTTCGCTTGCAGTTTATGGAAGCCATAAATTCCTGCCGACTTACGGTGCTACAAAAGCGGCATTACACAGCTATACTGTAGCTTTGAGATACACTTATGAGGAACAAAAAAACCTTCAGATTTATGAAGTATATCCTCCGTTGACCAATACCGAATTTTCATCTTACATCGGAGGTGAAAATGGAATTCCTCCAAGTGAAGTTGCAGACGAATTACTTATTGGTTTAAAAGATAACCTGTTTGATATTCCGGTGGGAGAAACAAAAATTTACGCTGCAGCTGTTGGCGAAGCGATGGCCAAAATTGCATCTCAGGCAAATCACTAA
- a CDS encoding ISAon1 family transposase translates to MDNSATDCHTIGRFFGVNGKKLQRQYKKHLSSFNTWAPREHAHQWILYPENIGTHLSIDEVALSQGELYTIVTNKKFKGKQGCLVAIIAGTKADQVIEHISKIDYKKRSGVQEITLDMANSMKLISKKCFPKAIQVTDRFHVQKLALEAMQEIRIKHRWEAMDLENQLIMQAKKENNTFIQELLPNGDSLKQLIARSRYVLYKSREKWTEHQNERAQLLFELYPDIKKAYGLSQQLRGIYNNNNDKHVAMTKLAHWYRNVEESGFKNFNILLNTVTLNYQSILNYFDNRSTNASAESFNAKIKAFRSQFRGVRKIDFFIFRLSNNPQLLHLIQNN, encoded by the coding sequence ATAGATAACAGCGCCACCGACTGCCATACCATCGGAAGGTTTTTCGGGGTCAACGGAAAAAAACTTCAAAGACAGTATAAAAAACACCTGAGCTCCTTTAATACCTGGGCTCCACGAGAACATGCCCATCAGTGGATTCTTTACCCTGAAAACATAGGTACACACTTATCGATTGATGAAGTAGCTTTGTCTCAGGGAGAGCTTTACACCATTGTAACCAACAAGAAGTTCAAAGGCAAACAAGGTTGCTTAGTGGCTATTATTGCTGGAACAAAGGCAGATCAAGTCATAGAACACATCAGTAAGATTGATTATAAAAAAAGAAGTGGTGTTCAAGAGATAACACTGGACATGGCTAATTCTATGAAACTGATCTCCAAAAAATGCTTCCCAAAAGCAATACAGGTCACTGACAGATTCCATGTTCAAAAATTAGCATTGGAAGCCATGCAAGAAATCAGAATCAAACATCGCTGGGAAGCTATGGATCTTGAGAATCAATTGATAATGCAAGCCAAAAAAGAGAATAACACATTTATACAGGAGCTCTTGCCTAATGGAGATTCCTTAAAACAACTTATAGCCAGAAGCAGATATGTGCTTTATAAATCTCGCGAAAAATGGACTGAGCACCAAAATGAGAGAGCGCAATTGTTATTTGAGTTATATCCAGATATAAAGAAAGCTTACGGTTTGAGTCAACAACTTCGAGGCATTTACAATAATAACAACGACAAGCACGTTGCCATGACAAAACTAGCACATTGGTACAGGAATGTAGAAGAATCAGGATTTAAAAACTTTAATATATTACTCAATACGGTAACTCTTAATTATCAGTCAATTTTAAACTATTTTGATAACAGGAGCACTAATGCTTCTGCAGAATCCTTTAATGCCAAAATAAAAGCATTTAGAAGTCAATTTAGAGGAGTAAGAAAGATAGATTTCTTTATATTCAGATTATCTAATAATCCCCAACTTTTGCACCTGATCCAAAATAATTGA